The Magnolia sinica isolate HGM2019 chromosome 3, MsV1, whole genome shotgun sequence genome includes the window CTTGATTGATATTCAACCCTGCCAAAAAGAGGTCCGGAAAGCTGAGGTCGTTTTTGGCATTTTAAATGTCATTTTTGTGCCTAAATATATTTTTCTTTAGAAAACATTTAACCTTTGTGTCATGTCCTTTAGGCAGATAATGAACTTCTTCCCAGTGGATGTCAAAATTTAAGCAAGTACATACATCTCTGGAACACAACActgtaatctttgttttttatCGACAAAATGCATCATCCTTTATTGATTGTGAGAGAATAGTGATATAATACGTAGGAGGACCTGGTGTCCTTTGTATACCTCAAATGTTAGCATACAAGTACCAAAGTACCAAGAAAAACTCACCCATTTATGAGAAATCAAGAAGAAAACTTGATGGTATTTTTTGTTACTTTCACAAATTTTGACTCCCTCCAAGAATCGAACATACGCACCaatttacaaaaagaaaagaaaagaaaagaaaaaggaatcctTTAAACCAACCTCGAAAAAACTCCTTTGTGTTTTGCACCTGCATGAACCAGTTTGTATCGCTCTGTGATCTGAAGGCTGCCCCAATGAGATACTTCCAATTCACGTTCAAGCTCCTCGACAACAGCAAATGGATGGTTATTCTCAAAATGCACAATTATAGGAGAAAACGAGTAAGGAGAACGGTCATCATAGCGCCCATACTTTAGTTCTGTACCCGCACGGTTAGTAGGATCAACTCTTGTATAAGATTCCAACTTGGTACTAGGTGTTTTCACGTATGTGGTCTGTTCTATAATATTGTAAGGTGACAAGATTATTGCACTATCACGGTAATATACAAGTTGGGAATCTGACTGGCCAATCTCTGTCGGGAAAGGTTCTAGAGAATGTGTTAATATGAGAAGCACCTCCAAGGTCACAGTTTCACCAGTGTTTAACGGTTTTTGCAAAGAGACAGAGAACAACTGGGCACCATTTGGTGTATCAGGTAACTCAGTGGGGTTTACATCAAGGGGTACAATTGTTCTCTTTTTTCGTTTTCCTTCAATTGAAGCCGCTTTTATTAGTGCTAAATGTTCAGCTTGTGTTGGTGGAAAGGCAAGAAGGATTTCTGCAGCTGGTGATGTTCCAATATTTTCAACCTGAAAGAGATTCACGAATCAAATAGAAAAACTGGAAAACATGAAACTTGCTTgacaatgaaaaagaagaagaatatatcTCCATTTAACCATAGCAAACCAGGACATTAATGAAGCCACCCGATTTCTGATCAAATTTACTTAAACCACCCATAGATCATGTGATACCAATATAGCCATTTGAAGGCCAATTTAACAAAATTCAAAGATTCATCAGGTTTCATCTGGATAGATGGAGG containing:
- the LOC131240351 gene encoding dolichyl-diphosphooligosaccharide--protein glycosyltransferase subunit 1B isoform X2; translation: MEGLMTARRATVILVIFSSILSFIQTSSSQQIQILTAERRIDLTSHIVRVYLTLKVENIGTSPAAEILLAFPPTQAEHLALIKAASIEGKRKKRTIVPLDVNPTELPDTPNGAQLFSVSLQKPLNTGETVTLEVLLILTHSLEPFPTEIGQSDSQLVYYRDSAIILSPYNIIEQTTYVKTPSTKLESYTRVDPTNRAGTELKYGRYDDRSPYSFSPIIVHFENNHPFAVVEELERELEVSHWGSLQITERYKLVHAGAKHKGVFSRVEYQSRPSVSGVSSFKNLLARLPPRVHSVYYRDEIGNISTSHLRADSQKVVLPEGSKDPFSVAPFTVEQSLERSYSYLDVVGRHVVVLKKENIVPEHTIPFQVYYKFNPIFMLAEPLMLVSVFFLLFVACIAYLHIDLSIRKS